The Solanum dulcamara chromosome 6, daSolDulc1.2, whole genome shotgun sequence genome contains the following window.
gatttcaaaaaaaaaacaagttcaCTATTAtaagaaaaagaggaagaattttgaattaaaatttgtCAGGTACACATATTTATAACATGATCAACAAAGGAGAGCGTGTTTACACGTGAACCAACACCTCTCCCTTGAATATGCCCCTGATCAGTTTCCCATAGAGAGAATTCGTCATGAATAATTAAGACACGTTTGATacgataaatttttttaaaatgaaaaaataggcATAAATACCTGGACATTTTACAGCAATCTGCATAGCCTTTGATATACAATTATCAGTGCTGAGAGTAATATCGATCACAATCTTTTCCTATATATAACATTAAtgattaattagaaaaaaaaatcaaaataagacaaATTAAGAAAAGTTTTAATTAAGAAATTGATAGTTACCTTCATGTTGTTATGAAATTGAGCTAATTTGTGGTACTGAAAAATGATAATGAAGGATTTATAAATATTGAGCCTGCATataagtctatatatatataggcgaATAACTATAATTGCCATACAAATAAACTCATGTTCATTTATTATATAGAATTGTACtacctacttttttttaaaattgattcaaaggataataataataataataataataataaaatattactaacaaattttttaatgaaagaaACCACTAACAAAAACAAACTTCGATACCAATAAAAAACTAAATCAACTCCAAGTCTTCTTAATTTAGTTGCTAATTTGCTGCCACTGGAGACAAGTGATATAAAATATTGGGAAAAGAAAAGGTCAAATTATTAGTTAGAGTCAGAGATAGATGATCGAGGGGTTCATTCAAATCAGcttcaacataaaatttatattatttatatataataaaaattaatttttgtatatatatatatatataatagatattgAATTTCTTTGAAATTCGATTTTtcatatgtttatttttttatagtttgaATCTGTTAGTGAAAAATCAAAATACGCTAAtctaattgtatttttttttattcaaactaTTTGGTTTGGAATCTTTGTGCTGCCTAAGAAGATAACTTATGTGATtgagagtatttgtagaagattCTTATGAACTGAGTACTATCTAAAAAGGTTTGTTGGCTTGTGATAAAATATATGCTAATCCAAAATAGTAAATATATTTACTTGGTTCTAGAGGGTGATTACGATTTGTGAAGGTACAgaagttatttttgaaaataataagtactaatataaattgaagaataaaataataagtacTAAGTAATAAGTGTCATGTGAGTAACGAACATGCATTAAGTAGAAGAGGCTCCTTTCCTAATTAAAGTCTTCCCCCCTTGATCTGCATCTGAATAGAGAGTAAGGATGAAACGAAATGGAATGGTAAAAAAGCTAAAATTACTTAAGTACtacaaattacaataattaagaatttaaactattttaaaaacatatataaaatttgttTGGCTCTCCAAATTCCATATACGCCACATAAAGTAGGACAGAGAGAGTGacaaatatcatttaaaaataacgttaaaattattataaatcataataattaacaatttcaaatattatttttttaaaaaaaattaattgactCTACGAATTTTATTTGTGTTACATAAATTAAGATGAAAAACTAACATATATTGGAGCCATGATGGCACGGGCTCCAATATCTAATTATAAATGACATGTTCTCTAATGAAACTTCAACTTTGATATAGTCCAATACATCCACTTGtcctttttttgttaaaaaaaaaaatactaggtTTATGTACTAGGATGGTCCCAACATCCCAAACAAATATAGAAGACCGAATAAACAAATTAATAGCAACTAATGCAATTCTTAAATCATAATTATTGCCTTATGAGTGTGTTTGGTATTTGTAAAACATTTTTTCGAAAatctttttccaattttttggttggttaaaatatttttttaaaaaaaaacataagttGATTAAAATTAAGATATATAAGGTGAGAATATGAAAACTAAGTTTCATAAGTGATCATCCACGCTAATTGTTTCTTCCTCACCTCCACCTATCAACCCCATCCGACCCCCAAAATGTTTGCCCTAGATTATATGTAAATACTCTAAAATAAGTGTgattttcttacttattttttggTATTTGATAAATAAGCATCCTTATAATTTAAACAAACATTATAAGGATGTAGTAGATAATCAACATATAAATCGCCCGTTGTTTACGATTTCATGTTGTTTAATTTTTTCCATAACATaagatttatttatattgtcGATGTATATTAATTAAACATTAAAGTCAATAGTAAACTCTTTGTTTCCGTGATTGCTGAACTACTGAAAACAACTAGCACATATTTTTTGACAGTCCTGATTTTATTATTGAATGAAATAAGAGGTCGTTTGATAGAGTgcattagaaaaataaatgcaTGCAACAAGGTTATATATTTGAAGTTGTGACGTGCATCTAATTCACACATCACTTATTGCACTCTTACCACGAGACCAAACCCTTAAGGGCAACTATCAAACGTATCTTACACAAAGAAAGATCATTTTAACACATCATGTACCACATAGAATTGCAGTAAGTATAATATAAATTAACAAAGTGCGTACATATATTAGTTGATAACAATTGACTAAGCATAATGAAAAATAACTCAAACTATTCATTCTTGATTGTTGATTTACATCTTGTCTGGATGGTTGTTTCATATCGTTTCATAATGTAGCGTATTGTATTGTATCAATATAAGGACCATCCGAACAATACATAAGCAGCATATCAAACATATTGTATTTGTTACATATAACtcaaatcataattaaagtACAAAGACCCTTGGCCACTTAAGTTTCCTTGGCAACACACAACAAATCCAGTATAATCTCATAGGCGGGGTCTGGTGAGCATAGAGTGTACGGAGAACTTACCCCTACTTTTGAGAAGGTAGAGAGGTCGTTTCCTATAGACACTCGGCAACAACAAGTAGTAATAAACACAATTTAGAATGTATTAGAACACACTATACTTCACTTAGTAACTTAGTATCAAGCATATTACCTAGtcaaaaatcaaatttcaaGAACACTTCAAACTTTATTGCACATAATTCAACTTTATCACACAAACTCTTCATAATATACATTTGTGATTAAGTTCTTTCAGCATAACTACGAGAGAGACATTTGTTTTGGCACTCCCCCAAGTAAGGAGCAGttaattaacaacaacaacttgcATAAGCATATCTAGTATTCACATAATTTATACGTAATGTCCCATACCGTGTTGCTCAATCAGCCTTCGATCGAGATCTTGCAGCATCTGTTGTAACTTCAGAATTCTTGATCGGCTCCAACAACGAAGCTCTGCCAAAATTTCCAAGTAATCTCCAGGGGGACTCCCGGTCTCGTTGAACTTTGAAGCACCATAATGTAGAGCTTGGCGAACTAAAACTTCAACATGAATGTCCATTCTTCCAAATGTTTCTTTAATATAACTGAAATACGGCTTAAAGATCCTGAAAAGTTTACTTCTGGGGTCATGTCTTGAAGGTAAACCGGCATGACTTGGTAAACCATTCATGTCATTGAAATAAGCTGGATGCAAGGAGTAAATCGGAGGACTAATGGAGTTGGGAACTTTTTGAAAGTTCTGAAATGCATAACTTGGAAAACCATTCATGTCATTGACGACACAAGTTGGAGAATTTCTACTGTCAATCCAACTTAGTTGCTGTTGGAAGCAGCCAATCGGAGGACTTATGGAGTTGGAAATGGTTTGAAGATTCTGAGATGGCGCATGTAAAAAGcgtttcttttgttttgttctTGGCACATTCTTACGAGATGGGTCGAATCTAAACATGAAGGTATTGCACTCACCCAAATGAAAAGGCTCATCACAATTTGAACCAGCTCCTCTTTTATTGTTGTAACCAGGGTAATTTTCAATCTTGAATTCAGCACATTCAAAACAAATCAAGGAGTTTCTTGATCCAAGTCCAACAAGATCCCAAAGGTCGTATGGAGGAGTAATTTTATGTGTTACATGAATTTGACCATCAACTCGCAACATTTTTTTGGCACTCCCAAAAAAACTTCCCACAAGATTCTTATGCATTCTGCACATAGAAAAAAAGGCACACAATACATTAAGAAAATGCAAAATCCAgtgcaaaaaagaaaaagaaaaaaagaggcaATAAAGCAATAGCCTAGAGGATAAAAGCCAATACTTTCAGCATACGGAATTTATTCCCTTCCTAGTATGATCAAAATTAGCCTGGTGAGCCAAAAAAAATGGTCACAAAGAGATGGTCCCAACGAACAAGAGTGATTGGCCTCTATGTTGATGAAAACACTTAACAATATTTGCTTGCTTGGATTGAAGAAAACAACCTTTTTTTTAAGGGTATAAGTCCTGTACAAACTCAAACTCATCTCCGTGAATCTTCACCATCGATATCCTAAACACCCTACTCCATCCATTCCTATCCTTATCCTCAATGGTACTCTTCACTCATTGTTTGTTACAAAACTGTTTAAAATGTGTATTTGTACCAAATATAAGTTGTGGATGAAGAGTAGGGCACTAACTTAAAACCTAAATGCACCTCTTCCTTCCTCATTCCTCCAAGGATGATGTCCATGCAACTCGACTATTATACCGTGTGGTTAAGTGATTCTAACAGCCAAGGTTTGgcaaatgagaagaaaataccTGAATCATTTGTCTCTTCAAGGATTTGAATCATGATGTCCCATAGTTTCATCCACTTTATTAACCACTAGACCACACCCTTAGCTTCAAACTTCACCTTCTAATCTTATACATGCTACCTTCCACTAACATAAAAATAGTTTGaaaaatgtatatttttttcatatagttcaaCAATTCCATTGAAAAATGTTACATACACCCCAAGGCGCGAAACTAGAGGGGTGGAAAGGCGTACATTCAAACCTCATTCGCCAGGTTAAAAATCTTTTTATGTATATCACACAGCATATACAAGGTTAAAAATCTTTTATTGTATGTACATGAAcccaacaacaaacccattgtAATCTCACACGTGGAGTGTGGAGAGATAGGGTGTATACAGACCTTACCCCTAACTTGAGAAGTTATATAGACACTGTTTCCGATAAACTGTCGGCACAAAAACTATATATATGAACCTCATTTATGTGAAAGAGGGAACTCTGCATACATCATACAAGCAGAATCTAAACAACatacttaataaataaaaaaagatggaACTATACTGTATAAGATGAATATTATCTTCACTGCCATGAAACCCTGCATGAGGAAAATTGTAGATAATCCGATCAAATTTCCTGTGACTAAGATCACGACGATGCTGGATTTTAGTTGCATCCACTTCGTGCAACACAGTTCCTCCCAAAGATTTCAACTTTTCTAAGTTCGATTTCCCATTTTTGTACATTTTGATCACCTCATCTgtacacacacacaaaaaaaaagaggcAAAAACATTAAACTCCAAAATTTCGAATTTTGCGAAAACCCCATTACAGATTAAGCAAAATAAAAGCAAACCAGAAAGGAAATAGAGTAAAAATGGTTTACTATATGATTGTAGAGACGAAGCAACAATGTTCGAAGCAGACTCAAAAGAGTGAGCTAAacagagagaaaaagagaaatcTCCATCACCCACTAAGAGTATTTGATGAAATGAAGAGTAATGTTGTATaaatttctcttctttttcatcttcttcgtcttcttcaTTGATCATTATTGGGTTTTCTTCAACTTGTTCCGCCATAGCTGCTGCTTTTTTCTTGATTCTACTCTGTTTAtgtaccaaaaaagaaaaagaaaatttgaatttgtgtAAAAAGGACTGCAATTGAATGGAATTACGAATTTGACATTTGGATTTAGCGGGTTATATGAGTGTTGCGTCTTATGGTATcaaggggtaaaatgggaacCACAGGATTTTTGGTGTACGATCCAATGATCGTGTCTGTCTTTTTAGCTTCTCTTGGAAGGAAAATAAACAGgaaattttcaattatttgaTGTGATTTAaggaattaaaatatttaattgatttttgtggttcattatgatttttatttagtttaatattgaattttttttagattttttattcttattggtatgaaatttgaaaaataaaaattgaaaactatTTGTACTGTTATTTTTCTTATTCGAATTGTATAAGGTTATATTAAATCATTTTAGACTAGAGATCtcgattaaaaatatatatattaacttgTCTTCTTTTTGTCAAAATTAGATTTTAAAGAATTATACTGAAATATTACTGGCCAAAGCCTTCAAATTTAAAGGCGCGTGTGATATTCCTTTGACACTTTTCgtcaaattaaattttgaagaattatatTGAATCATTTCTCACTTCTCAGTAGAACAGTTATAATAAAAAGAGCATATGATATTATCTTCGTCTTCTTTTCATCATAAACAAATTTTAAAGAGTTATATTGAAATATTTCTGATCAAAGCCCTCAAATTAAAATCATGTGAGAataatttttgacttttttgtgTTCAATCATTGAAACATTTCCTGCTAAAAACACTCAAACTAAAAAGAGTTTTTGATATTAATTTTGGCTTCTTTTGCGTCAatgctatttttaaatttttctttccattttttccAGTATTGATCACTTGAATGAGTGATAcagtttaaattttaaaaattcaaatcaattaattaacaaacaTTCTAATTATATTTACATCATATAGATTTTAGAAAAGATATTCTCTAACTTTGGTAAAATAAAATCTCATATCCCATAAATTTTGGCACCTTCAATAATCAATATCACTTTCAATGTTTAACTcttttaaaattatctttttaatattttgtttctctattttatgtatattaaacTTTTTGTTTCCAGTATGTACTACATCATATTGAATGAGGGGAAGCCGATGTTTTGGGCTTAGCAAGTTTGCCCAAGGGTGGCCGGCCCAGTAGGAATGTGGAATTTGGTCGCATAAAATATCCCACATTTACGTAGGGTGAGAGAAAGAACCACACCATTAGAGCGGTGTGATGTTGACGGTCTAATCAAATACAAGCATTGGTGATTGTCTTTTTAGTCAGTAATGGTAGCAATCGTCCTATTATCAAAAAATACGAACACTTCTACGATTCGAATCAGTGACCAATACATTACAAGAAGATAATTTTATGATTGCTCCAAAATTCCCTTTTagattacaataataataatcttaTAAAATTTTAGATCGTGCTCTAATATTTTATCATTAAATTTAGACCATGGAAAGCCATTAGTGGCAAAGAGAAGTGCAATTGTTATGCTTTTTAGAAACAATAAAAGCAGCTACTtaacaacaattttttttctttgtttaatCATATAAGaataatgattttaatttttcttaagcACATAGTTTTCTGACTTTCTTTCTACTTTCTTAATGTGCAAGTTTATCAATTCAAAAAGGCAACTTATGCCTGCAGAGTTGCAATAAAAACCATTGATTTTTTGTCTACCAATACAATCCAACTGTTCTCCATTTGAACAGGTCAATGCTCCACAAATTAGTAGAATTTCAAGGGGAAAAAAAAGTGAAGTGCAACTAAGAACCCCCAAAACAAAAGTGGGTGCAACCAATGCTCCACATAAATGTGATTTAatggtaaataaaataaatacaaatttcAAAGTAACTATTTTTGTAGGTCGCATGGATTTTGAGAAAACTATATTTTGTTGGGATAGTTGTTACATATTGTTTTATAatctattatattatattgtattgtattatatcgtactgtattgttttaatgaatataatatttAGATGGATTGTATCGTTCTTTGTCGTTACATAAGATGATAAacctataaaaaaaagtaagataCGGATAGGGTTACTATGAAAAAGTAGGGATGATAAAATAgagttattaaataataaataaagaaaaaaatgaaaagaaaatattaaggtaacgaCGCGATCACACCAAATCATTCGTTACACAAAATGAGTCTTTTTGTTGTTACGTGACGATTGATTTACACGATACAATACAATGAAATATACAataagtaacaatcaaaacaaacattgtatttaaactaatactagtaacaaccatccaaacaaggtgttaGCAAATATTTGTGAATCTTTCAAAATAcgatttaaaaaaagaaaacttcTTCTCAACAATATTAGTTCAGCATATAAAAGTTTGTACGTTATTGCAATATTAGATAACCGTTTGTATTCTCTGTAAGATTGAACAGTATATAAGTAAATATTAGATCCAAATCTCACGTTGCCGGAAAGGATAACTTCCCAAAAGGCTATATTTCCACAACTTTAAAAATTGGAATAAAATCTTTAACAATGACCTAAAAAGGGGACATCAAGCTACTTTGAAGGTTCCAGCAAATGCAAGAAACAAACATTACATAATCTTTGGTGTGGCTAAATTATGATAGATAGAGTTATTCAATATATGTGTTGGTGGAACATAGCATAATAATCGAAGTGCACAAACAACGAACTGACCTAAAAATTATTGGAAAAAACAAAAGTTATAGAGCCCCCTGTGGTGGCCTGAGTGGGCCACTAGCTTTAGTGTTTTTCTGAATAAATACAGTGATTCAactatgaaaaaaagaaaagcaaaacaCAAACAATTCAAATCAAAACATCTATGTCCCAACTTTAGTTCCTACTGCCCAATACAACTTTATCaaatactatttttaaaaacaaacaaaagctTCTTTCCCTTTTACTTTCCTTAATCCAATTCCAAACTccattattagtattattatctTAATAAATAGATCCAATATTCATTTGTTCATCTTTCCCTTCATAATTCATTAGCCATGACTTCCTCAGAGAGCTTAAGTTTCTTTTCTCCTGAATATACTTCACCTAAGATGTTTCCTCGAACACCGTCACCACAACCACCAACACCAGCACCAACTCATAAACGTGGCGTTCCATCGCCTATGAGCCAAATCATGGCGTCAAAACAAGCCCTTAATCAACCTTTAACACCAGAAATGTCACTTGAAATCAAGAATAAACCAATAGTACAATATGTTGTGCCACGACAACGTAAACGGACCAATCCTGCAGTGTGGTGTGCTGCAATACTATGCATGATGTTCAGCTTACTACTAATATTATTTGGTATTGGAACACTAGTCATTTTCCTATCTATCAAACCAAGAAATCCAGTGTTTGATACATCTAATGCTAGCCTAAGTGTCATATACTTAGACTCACCTAAGTATATGAATGGTGACTTCACATTTATAGCAAATTTCACCAATCCAAACAAGAAACTTGATGTAAGATTTGAGGAGTTGCTCATTGAACTCTTTTTCTCAGATAGCCTAATAGCAACACAAGTTCTTCAACCATTCAGTCAGAGGCAACGTGAAACGCGACTAGTAAAAGTTCACATGATATCTAGCTTGGTTTATTTGCCACCAATTTCAGCTTTCAAGCTACAAAAGCAGGTACTTAGCAACAGAGTTGTGTATAATATCAGAGGAACTTTTAAGGTCAGAGTCAATATTGGGCTAATTCATTACTCTTATTGGTTACATGGGAGATGTCAATTAGAGATGACAAGTCCACCTACTGGTGCTCTTATTACACATAGTTGTAGAGCAAAGAGGTGAAAACAAGGGCGCAAGATTTTaacatcataatttttttttatttcattttttcacCGAGCTTGGACCATGTCtctaaaatgtttttttttaaaaaaaaaaaagatgattaCTTTTGTATATTGCATACTTTAGTACAgcaatttgatttgatttgatttgattttccaTATTCCTTCTATTATGTCTCTAATAATAACGGTACAAAAATTGTTGTCTCTCAATTCCAAGCAAGTTGAGATCAGCtatataaattttcattttttaaagcTCAAGATTGGAGAAAACTTAGTTGTTTAGCAATAGAAGTTTCCTACAGTATAGCTCAATAATTGAAAGGCAAAAGGCTTTGATCAATTTAGACAATtgtctctttttcttttcttgttttgttcttttctttaatttggCCACAGGAAACTTCCCACCCACCCACCCTGCTTTCCCAACCTCTCATAAGGGGTTTGTCAAGTTGGTAGTAGTGGTGTTCGAGTCACTGACTATTCCATCAAATAACTACGACCTCCTTCCAAGTCTATATTTCTCAAGTCATGCCATCCTCTGTGTTGGATAATCAAAAAATGCATTACTTTTTTGGAGGATGTGACACTAATCCGTCGACATTTTTAAAGAGTCCAAACAACATAGTATGAGACACTTTTATTGATACCTCTTTAGTAAATTGCTTTAAGATTGCTATATATTGGCAGCCAGCTAACTAATGGAGTATATTAAATCATCCCTGGTGGTTCAAAAGTAGCTGAGATAGCAAATTAGAATGTACAAGAAGCACCTAAGTAGATACACAAGTCACTTTTTCTTTACTCCTTTCTATTTCAATAATAAGTAGAAACAATTGCTCTATTCAAAATCTCTTGGACCTTGCTTGTCCATTTGGGGACATCTGATAAAATTGGAACGATACAGAGAAGATAAGCATAGCTCCTGTGCAAGGATGACACGCACAAATAGAGAAAATGGTCTTGGACCTTGACTCAAACAAGACATACAGGAGAAAGATCAGAGCAAATATATAGACATAAGTGATGCAGTCTGCAAAGCAGAAACTCTGCACTATCTAGAATGATCGATATTCAGAAGTGGAATAATCTCTAAAAGCAAATTTA
Protein-coding sequences here:
- the LOC129891901 gene encoding NDR1/HIN1-like protein 6, which encodes MTSSESLSFFSPEYTSPKMFPRTPSPQPPTPAPTHKRGVPSPMSQIMASKQALNQPLTPEMSLEIKNKPIVQYVVPRQRKRTNPAVWCAAILCMMFSLLLILFGIGTLVIFLSIKPRNPVFDTSNASLSVIYLDSPKYMNGDFTFIANFTNPNKKLDVRFEELLIELFFSDSLIATQVLQPFSQRQRETRLVKVHMISSLVYLPPISAFKLQKQVLSNRVVYNIRGTFKVRVNIGLIHYSYWLHGRCQLEMTSPPTGALITHSCRAKR